Below is a genomic region from Xylophilus sp. GW821-FHT01B05.
AGTGTGCGACACACCGTCGCTTGACGGCCGCGCCTCTATGCTCGGGGGATGCCCTACGACCCTTCCGTCCTGACCCCGAAGATGCGTGGCGTGATCGACGCCATGGAGCGTGCCCGCCGCCCGCCGCTGCACACGCTGTCACCCGCCGCTGCCAGAAAAGCCTACGCCGCCGGTGCCGGCGTGCTCGAAATCTCCCGCCCGGCGCTGCCGCGCGTAGAGAACTTCACCATCCCCGCCCGCGACGGCCATGCCTTGCCGGCACGCCTGTACGCGCCCACGGTGGGCACAGCGCTGCCGCTGCTGCTCTACACCCACGGCGGCGGCTTCACCATCGGCAGCATCGAGACGCACGACACGCTGTGCCGCGAGCTGGCGCGGCAGGCCGGCTGCATGGTGGTCTCCATTGACTACCGGTTGGCGCCTGAGCACAAATTCCCGACGGCGGCCCACGACGCCTGGGACGCGCTGGCCTGGATCGCCGCGAACGCCGCCACGCTCGGCGCCGACGCCACGCGGCTTGCGGTGGGCGGCGACAGTGCCGGCGGCACGCTGGCCGCGGTCAACGCCGTCCTGGCGCGCGACGCCGGCCTGCGCCTGGCACTGCAGTTGCTGATCTACCCCGGCACGACCGCACACCAGGACACACCCTCGCACCAGCGCTTCGCCGAAGGTTATGTGTTGGGCGAGGCATCGATCACCTGGTTCTTCGACCAATACGTGCGCAACCGCGCCGACCGCGACGACTGGCGCTTCGCCCCGCTCAACGCGGACGACGTCGACGGTGTCGCGCCCGCCTGGATCTGCCTGGCCGAATGCGATCCGCTGGTGGACGAGGGCGTGGCCTACGCCGACAAGCTGCGCGCCGCAGGCGTACCGGTAGACCTGGAGATCTACCGCGGCGTAACCCACGAATTCATCAAGATGGGCCGCACCATCCCCGAGGCATTGGCCGCCCATGCCGATGCAGCGCGCGCGCTGCGCCAGGCCTTTTTCGGAGACTGATATGAGCACCGCCAACACCACCACCCGATCCGTACGGGGCGACTTCCGCTTCAGCCACCGCCTGCGCGTGCGTTGGGCTGAGATCGACATGCAGAAGATCGTCTTCAATGCGCACTACCTGATGTATTTCGACACCGCCGTGTCCGACTACTGGCGTGCGCTGGCTTTGCCTTATGAGTCGGCCATGCACTTGCTGGGGGGCGACCTGTATGTGAAGAAGGCCACGGTCGAGTACCACGCCTCGGCCCGCATCGATGACCGCCTGGACGTGGCGCTGCGCTGCGCGCGCATCGGCACCAGTTCCATGACATTTATGGGCGCGATCTTCCGGGACGGCACGCTGCTGATCGAATGCGAGCTGATCTACGTCTTCGCCGACCCGGCCACGCAAACTTCGCGGCCGGTGCCTCCTGCGCTGCGCGCCCTCCTGCAGGACTTCGAGGCCGGTGCCACCGTGACCGAGGTCCGTACTGGCACATGGGACGCGCTGGGCGAGCATGCCGCCAGCGTGCGCACCGAGGTCTTTGTGCAGGAGCAGGCCATTCCGGCCGAAGAAGAGTGGGACGCCGATGACGCCACGGCCGTGCACGCCGTGGTCTACAACCGCCTGGGCCAGCCGCTGGCTACCGGCCGCCTGCTGCAGTACGCCGAGGGTGTGGGGCGTATCGGCCGCATGGCAGTGATCCGCGCCTTGCGCGGCGCCCAACTGGGCCGGGCCGTGCTCGATGCACTGGTGGCGCAGGCACGGGCGCGCGGGGACCATGAGGTGATCCTGCACGCCCAGCGCAGCGCAGAGGGCTTTTATGCGCGGGCCGGTTTCACGCCGGTGGGCGAGCCCTTCGACGAGGTCGGCATCCCCCACATCGGCATGCAGCGGCGCCTGTAGTTCAGGCGGCTGGCAGGGCCCGCGGAGTCTTGCCCAGGCGGCGAAACACCAGCGCCGAGGCCAGCGTGATCACGCCCACGCAGACAAAGCTGATGCGGAAGGCCGTGATGGCGGAGTCCACATGGCTGCCCATGGCCTGCACCAGCCCGCCGCCGATGGACACGCCCAGCCCGATGGCCAGCATCTGCACCATGGAGAACAGGCTGTTGCCGCTAGCCGCGTCCTTTATGGACAGCCCCTTGAGCGTGACGCTGTTCATGGCCGCGAACTGCATCGAGTTGCTGGCGCCGAAGATGGCCAGGATGGCGATTTCCAGCGCCAGCGGCGTGGCCGACGAGATCAGTGCAAAGGCAGTGATCGACAAGCCCACCACCACCGTGTTCACCAGCAGAAACGCCTCATAGCCATAGCGCCTGACCAAGGGCGCGATCCAGCTCTTGGCCACGACGCCGGCCAATGCCGCGGGCAGCAGCATCAGGCCCGATTGCAGCGGGCTGTAGCCCAGCTCCAACTGCATCAACAGTGGCAGCAGAAAGGGCACGGCGGACGAGCCGACGCGGCAGACCAGGTTGCCGATCAGGCCCACGCTGAAGTTAGGCTCACGAAACAGCGACAGCCGGAACAGCGGATCGCTGCGCCGCCGCGCATAGGGCACATACAGCAGCACGGCGGCCAGGCTGAGCAGCAGCAGGCCGCCGGACCAGAACCAGGCGTGCGCGCCCAAATGCGCATCCAGCGCCAGCGAGAAGCCCACCATGCCCAGCGCCAGCAGGCCATAGCCTGCGAGGTCGAAGGCCGGCGTATCGGGCAGCGCGTCGTCGGGCAGGTGGCGCCATACCGCCAGCAGTCCGACCAGGCCAATGGGCACGTTGATGAGAAAGATCCAGTGCCAGGACACCGCCTGCACAAACCAGCCGCCCAGCGTCGGCCCGACGATAGGGCCGACCTGGCCGGCGACCGAGATCATGGCCAGGGCCGACACATACTGCTCGCCAGTCACCGTGCGCAGCACCGCCAGGCGCCCGATCGGCAGCAGCATGGAGCCGCCCAGGCCTTGCAGCACGCGCGCCAGGATCAGCTGGTTCAGCGTGGTCGCGCTGGCGCAGCAGAGCGAGCCCAGCGTAAAGATCAGGATGGCGGCGAAGTACACCCTGCGCGTACCGAAGCGGTCGGCGAGCCAGCCCGAGGCGGGTGTGAGCAGCGCCATGGTCAGGGTGTAGGCCACCACCACCGGCTGCAGCGCCAAGGGCGATACGCCAAGCGCACGCGCCATCGACGGCAGGGCCGTGTTGACGATGGTCGTGTCCAGGGTCTGCATGAAGAAACCCGTGGCCACGATCCACAGCAGGGCCTTGTGGGATGCAAACCGACTCATGGGAAATAGGGGGAGGGCGCTGGCGGCGAATGGCGCGCGTCGCCATTGCTATATTTATTATAGCTACTAGCCCAGTACTGACCTGGGCTGGAGGCGTATTTCGTCAATATTTCTTTAGATGTCGTCCAGCAGCGCATAGGGCAGCGGCTGCAGCGCCAGCAGCGCGCCTTGCGGCGAGCCGGCGCGCAAGCTGCCGTCTGCGGCGGCGCTGGTCTGCATCGACACCAGCAGGTCAAAGCCACCGCCTGGCGCGGCAGCGGCCTGCACCACGGTGCCGCAAGGCTGGCTGTCATCGCCCGAATGAAAGACCTCGGCGCCCACGGCGGGCTCTGCCTCTGTGTGCGCCAGATAGGCCCGGCGCTTGAGCGTGCCGCGAAACTGGCTGCGCGCCACCACCTCCTGGCCCGGGTAGCAGCCCTTCTTGAAGTTGACGCCGCCCACCGACTCGTAATTGAGCATCTGCGGCACAAAGGCATCGACCACCGGCGCCGACAGTGTGGCCACGCCGCTGGCAACTTCACCCCAGCGCCACAAGGCCGCATCCAGCGCCGGGCCGCTCGGGGCCGTGCCGGCAGGCGCCACCCACAGCGCGCGCACCTGGCCCGCCGCCGGCGGCAGCGCCACCAGGTCAACGCCTTCGGCCGGATGCGTTTTGGACCACATCGGGCCATTGGCGCCAGCGGCGGTGGCGGTATCGCCGGCCAAGCCCCACAGCGCGAAATCGGCCGTGGCATCGG
It encodes:
- a CDS encoding alpha/beta hydrolase produces the protein MPYDPSVLTPKMRGVIDAMERARRPPLHTLSPAAARKAYAAGAGVLEISRPALPRVENFTIPARDGHALPARLYAPTVGTALPLLLYTHGGGFTIGSIETHDTLCRELARQAGCMVVSIDYRLAPEHKFPTAAHDAWDALAWIAANAATLGADATRLAVGGDSAGGTLAAVNAVLARDAGLRLALQLLIYPGTTAHQDTPSHQRFAEGYVLGEASITWFFDQYVRNRADRDDWRFAPLNADDVDGVAPAWICLAECDPLVDEGVAYADKLRAAGVPVDLEIYRGVTHEFIKMGRTIPEALAAHADAARALRQAFFGD
- a CDS encoding YbgC/FadM family acyl-CoA thioesterase, with the translated sequence MSTANTTTRSVRGDFRFSHRLRVRWAEIDMQKIVFNAHYLMYFDTAVSDYWRALALPYESAMHLLGGDLYVKKATVEYHASARIDDRLDVALRCARIGTSSMTFMGAIFRDGTLLIECELIYVFADPATQTSRPVPPALRALLQDFEAGATVTEVRTGTWDALGEHAASVRTEVFVQEQAIPAEEEWDADDATAVHAVVYNRLGQPLATGRLLQYAEGVGRIGRMAVIRALRGAQLGRAVLDALVAQARARGDHEVILHAQRSAEGFYARAGFTPVGEPFDEVGIPHIGMQRRL
- the mdtD gene encoding multidrug transporter subunit MdtD, whose protein sequence is MSRFASHKALLWIVATGFFMQTLDTTIVNTALPSMARALGVSPLALQPVVVAYTLTMALLTPASGWLADRFGTRRVYFAAILIFTLGSLCCASATTLNQLILARVLQGLGGSMLLPIGRLAVLRTVTGEQYVSALAMISVAGQVGPIVGPTLGGWFVQAVSWHWIFLINVPIGLVGLLAVWRHLPDDALPDTPAFDLAGYGLLALGMVGFSLALDAHLGAHAWFWSGGLLLLSLAAVLLYVPYARRRSDPLFRLSLFREPNFSVGLIGNLVCRVGSSAVPFLLPLLMQLELGYSPLQSGLMLLPAALAGVVAKSWIAPLVRRYGYEAFLLVNTVVVGLSITAFALISSATPLALEIAILAIFGASNSMQFAAMNSVTLKGLSIKDAASGNSLFSMVQMLAIGLGVSIGGGLVQAMGSHVDSAITAFRISFVCVGVITLASALVFRRLGKTPRALPAA
- a CDS encoding folate-binding protein — encoded protein: MTATLNGITPLDHLGTIRVAGDDAVSFLQGQLTQDFALLRPGEARLAAFLSAKGRMQASFIGFVHAPGEVLLVCNRDLLAPTLKRLSMFVMRAKAKLTDATADFALWGLAGDTATAAGANGPMWSKTHPAEGVDLVALPPAAGQVRALWVAPAGTAPSGPALDAALWRWGEVASGVATLSAPVVDAFVPQMLNYESVGGVNFKKGCYPGQEVVARSQFRGTLKRRAYLAHTEAEPAVGAEVFHSGDDSQPCGTVVQAAAAPGGGFDLLVSMQTSAAADGSLRAGSPQGALLALQPLPYALLDDI